The window ATGTCCTCCGCCAAGCCCTGCACCCCTGTGTCTTCCAACTGCGTCTATCTCGTCTATAAACACAACACACGGAGCATTTCTCTTTGCCTGGTCAAATAAATCTCTTACTCTCGCTGCACCAACACCAACAAACATCTCAACAAAGTCAGACCCAGATATGCTAAAGAAGGGCACTCCTGCCTCGCCTGCAACTGCTTTTGCTAAAAGTGTTTTACCAGTTCCAGGTGGTCCAACAAGCAAAATACCTTTTGGAATTCTTGCACCAAGTTCAATATACTTCCTCGGATTTTTGAGAAAGTCAATAACCTCTTTGAGCTCTTCTTTTTCTTCATCTGCCCCCGCAACATCTGCAAAAGTGACTTTCTTTTTGAGGTCTTGAATTGTCTTTGCTCGAGATTTTGTAAACGACATTATCTTGCTACCGCCGCCCTGGGTCTGCTGCAGCATGAATATCCAAACAAAAATCATTAGCCCTGCAAAAATTAACATTGGCAAAAAGGTCGAAAGCCACCATGGAACCTGCGGAGGTTCTTTTGTCACTATTTGAATCTTTTTTGCCTGGATTGCTGGCTGTATCTGGTCTAAAAATTTGTCTGGAGACGGAACAAAAACATTGTCAAACTTGGTACCATCAGCATATTGCCCAGACACATTATTGTAACTTAAAACAATTCTTGTCACCTTACCATCGTTTATATCGTTTATAAGTTCTGAATAAATTACCTCCCTTCTTTCGCTCAAATTTGAGAAAAGCTGATTGTACGAAAGCCCTCCACTTAAAATATCTACAAGTAACAGAATGATAAGAGCTATTAGGATATAAATTGTTGCTGTTTTAAATAGGTTCCTCAATTGTAAATAGGCACTCCCTTCAAATATTGTTAAATTGAATTTCTTTCTATTCTAAAACACCTATATAAGGCAGGTTCCTGTAAAGACCTGCATAATCAAGTCCATAACCAATCACAAATTTGTCTGGTATCTCAAACCCTTTGTAATGTATTTCTACATCCACCTTACGTCTACTGGGTTTATCAAGCATAGTACAAATTTTTAGGCTCCTTGGCCTTCTTCCTTTTAAATATTCGGTTATATACCTTAAAGTTAAACCTGTATCAACAATATCCTCAACAAGTAAAACATCTTTGTCTTCTATGCTTGTATCAAGGTCCTTTAGTATTCTTACAATTCCCGATGAAGATGTTGAGTTACCATAACTTGACACAGCCATAAACTCTATCTTAACAGGAATAGTTATCTGCCTTAAAAGGTCTGCCATAAAAATTACTCCGCCTTTTAAGATACAAACCATTAAAAAATCGCTACTTTCTTTATAATCTTCAGAAATTTTTTGTCCAAGCTCTTTTACCCTTTGTTTTATCTGCTCTTCTGTTATCAAAATTTCTTTAACCTTAAGTGGTAAATCTTTCACTGTCATCCGTCTCCTTCCATTTTTCGTACGTTTACTTCTAAATAAATTTTTGAATCTGGTTTTATCTTGTAATTTTGATTTATAGTAACTGTATCGGAATAAATATCAAATATAGCAATCACTTCACTATCCTTTGCAAGAAGCAAAATAGAATCACGCCATCGTTTAGGAATTTTTTTATCAATAAACCATTCTTTTAATTTCTTTTTGCCTGCTTTAACATAAATAAAATCACCATCTCTTCTTGTTCTGAGGAATAACTTTTTTTCAGATATCTGTTGGATATCGATGTATATACTTTTTTGATTTTCAATTTTGTGAGTAGTTTTAATATTAAACTTGAAATTTTTGTAAAATATTTGATGTTCCTTATCTAAACAAATCTCAAAACAAAAAGAACTTTTTTCAGCTTTTCTGTAAAATACCAGCGAATCATTTTGCTTCTCAACAACCACATCTTTATATACCTTTTTCTTGCCAGACGAAAGAAAAAATAGCTCTTCAACCTCTTTTAACATATCATACGAAATTGTAGAATTATAATATTCAAGCATAATTTTTATAATTCTTCTTCGCAAAAATGCTGGAAGATTTTTTGCTTTCTCGATATTTAAAACATAATAAACATCTTCCTTTTGAACACATTCCTGAAAATATTTATTGGCAAGTGCTTCTATCTGATTATTTTCTTCTCTTATTACTTCGACAGTTCGATAAATGATATTTAATACACTTTCGCCAAATTTCTCTTTTATAAATGGCAAAATTTCATTCCTTACAATGTTTCGCTTATATTTAAGACTAAAATTTGTTTTATCAACAACAAATGGAATATTATTTATTTTGGCATACTCTTCAATCTCTTCCCTTGAGATATTTATAAGAGGTCTTGCAACAATATCACGTACAGGAGGGACAGATGCAAGACCTTCCAAACCACTTCCTCTAAATAAATTCAAAAAGAAAGTTTCAATTACATCGTTTTTGTTATGTCCCAGAAGTATTCTGTCGATGTTAAACTTTTGGGCTATCTCATAAAAAAAACTATACCTTGCGTTTCTTCCAGCTTCCTCTTCAGAAAGTCCTTTTTCTTTTTTAAGTTGCGCAACATCAACTTTTCGAGTAATACATTTAATATTATACCTCTTGCACATTTCAATTACAAATTTCTCATCATCATCTGCCTCAGGTCTTAGCATATGATTAAGGTGTGCAACAGTTATATCCAAATTGTACTCATTTTTTAGCCTGCAGATACAATCAAGCAATACCATCGAATCGACGCCGCCTGAACATCCTATCAGTACCTTAAACCCCTCTTTTAACATACAATATTTCTCTATATTGATTTTTACCTTCTCCAAAAGACTCACTTTAAATTCACACCTCAATTTTAAAGCTAAAAACAAACCTATATTGATACACTCTTTAGAACATCTTCAAACTTCTTTACCTTTGCTCCTTTTTTCCATTTCTTAATCAAGCTTTGATAATACTCTTCTTTTTTCTGACTCTCAATTGTTGATTTTATCTCATCTTTGACATCGCTGAGAAGAAGCTGTTTTTTATCTGTCACCTTTATAATATGAAAGCCGTAACTTGTTTTGATAACGCTACTTATCTCACCAATATTAAGAGAGAATGCAGCATCCTCAAATTCTTTTACCATCTGTCCTTTCCTAAAATACCCAAGATCGCCACCTTTTTGTTTTGTAGTCTCATCCTCAGAATACTTTTGTGCAAGCTTTTCAAAGCTCTGACCGCTTTTTATCATCTGTAAAACTTCTTCAGCCTTTTTCTTTTTTTCTAATTCCTCTTTAGAATCATTTACCTTAAACAAAATATGGCTTGCTTTTACCTGGACAAAATCTGATTTATGTGAATTGTAATAATTTTCAATCTCAGCATTTGTCGCTCTTTGATTTTTTGTCACCTCATTATACAATTTAGAAACAATCTGGGATTTTATTACCTGGTCCTTATATTCATTTTCGGTTGCACCAATTGTCTGAAGATATTGCTTGAACTCAGCCCCTGATTGAGAGTCTGATTTATACTGCTGAATTTGCTGGTCAATTGCCTTCTTTTCCTCTGCTGTTAAAGTAATATTTCTCTTTTTTGCCTGCTGGAGTTCAATCTGTCGTATTATAAGACCATCCAAAACATTTTCTTTTATCTGCTGCTCATATGTCTTATCTCCAACCTTTTGAGATAAAAATGCTTTGTCAAGTCCATAGTAGTTTACCTGAGACTTATAGTTGATGGCAAACTCCTTTTTTGTTATTTTCTCGCCATTTACTATGGCAACTGCTCTGTTTTCATCTACGTACTTTACTATTTCTGGTGTTACAGCAATAAGAATTATCAGAAGTACAGTTGCTACAATAGAAAAAAGTACAATTTTTGTTCTTTTATCCATACATCCCTTCTCCTTTGTTAAAAGTATTTTGATAATATCAATATTATAAAACAATAAATGATTAATTTAAAGCACCCCAATTGTAAAAACTTTTTTAATTTTCTTGTAAATCTTCTAAAATAGCTATTAAAGTATCGAGGCAGTTACTTGCAAGCAAGAGCTGTAACGTATCATCCTTGTTTTGTGAATATGAAAGTCCTTTTTCCAAAAAAATCTTTTTTGCAGTTTCAAGCATTTTTATATTCAAAAACTGAAGTTTAAAACAATCCTCTTGAAACTGCCAAATACTTATTATCCCTGTCTTTTTACATAAACATTTCAAGTATGCAACCTTTATTAAATTGTCAACCTCTTTTGGAACATCTCCAAACCTATCTATTAGCTCATCGTAAATATCGTTTACATCATCTTTTGATTCAATTGACGAGATCTTTTTGTACATATTAATTCTCTCTTTTTCATCATCAATGTAGCTGCTACTAATAAACGCACTGACCTTTATATCTATCTGAGGTTCAATCTCTGGCTGGATATTTTCACCCTTAACACGCCTTATCTCTTCTGAGAGAAGTCTTATATACATATCATACCCAACACTGTTTATATGCCCATGCTGAAGCTTTCCAAGCAAAGACCCAGCACCTCTTATCTCAAGGTCTCTCATGGCAATTTTAAAACCAGCTCCAAGTTCTGTAAACTCCTTTATTGCAGCAAGTCTTTTTTGTGCCTGTTCGGACAGCACCTTGTCTTTTCTAAATGTAAAATATGCGTACGCAAGCCTTGAAGACCGACCAACCCTTCCTCTTAGCTGATAAAGCTGAGCAAGACCCAGTCTATCGCTGTCTTCCACAATAAGTGTATTAACATTTGGCATGTCAACCCCAGACTCTATAATCGTTGTACACACAAGCACATCATACCTGCCCTCAATAAAATCAAGTAAGACTCTTTCTAACTCCTCTTCTTCCATCTGCCCATGAGCACACGCAATTTTCACACTATCGCCCACAAGGTTTTGAAGTTTAGCTGCCACATCGTTTATGTCTTTTACCCTGTTGTAAAGATAAAATACCTGACCTCCTCTTGAAATTTCTTTCAAAATAGCCTCCTTTATTATCCTCTCATTGTACTCAATTACAAACGTCTGCACAGGGTATCTATCTTCTGGCGGGTCTTCAATCACGCTCAAATCCCTAATTCCCAAAAGTGCCATGTTAAGCGTCCTTGGTATGGGCGTTGCAGTGAGGGTCAAAACATCAACATTTGTTTTTAGCTTTTTAATCTTTTCTTTTGCTTCAACGCCAAACTTATGCTCTTCATCAATAATCAAAAGTCCAAGGTCTTTGAATTTAACATCACTCGAAAGTAGCCTGTGTGTACCAATCACAATGTCAATTGTACCTTCTTTTAACCCTTTTATAATTTTCTTTTGTTGTGTCTCACTTTTTAAACGCGAAAGGACCTCAATTGTTACTGGAAAATCTTTCATTCGGGCAGAAAATGTCATGTAATGTTGTTGAGCAAGGATTGTTGTGGGAACAAGCACTGCTACCTGTTTTGAATCCATCACAGCTTTGAACGCTGCTCTCATTGCAACTTCAGTCTTGCCATAACCAACATCACCGCAAAGTATTCTATCCATTGGCTTTTCACTTTCCATATCCCTCTTAATCTCTTCTATGGCCTGAAGCTGACCTTCTGTCTCTGTATATGGAAACTTCTCTTCAAACTCTTTTTGCCACACAGTATCTTTCGAAAATTTAAAACCTTTTCTAAGCTGTCTTTTTGCATAAAGTTCAACTAAGTCTTTTGCCACAATCTCAAGAGATTTTCTCACCTTTTGTTTTTGCTTTTGCCACTCTTGGGATCCAAGTTTTGATAGTTTAGGCTGTGCATTATCAGTTCCAATATATTTTTCAATTACATCTAAGTTAGTAGTTGGAACATAAAGATAAGAAGAATTGGCATATTCAAGCTTTACATATTCTCTTGTTGTGCCTTCAACAGTAATCTTTTCGAATCCTAAAAATTTACCAATACCGTGTGTCCTATGAACAACAAAATCGCCTGGTTTTAAATCTTCAATTGTGTAAAAGGCATCCTTTTTAGATTTTACCCTCTTTTTTGTCTCATTTTCCTTCTTCTTTTCAAGGTGGAAAAACGAAAGATAAACCCATTTGAGATCTTGCACTTCAATGCCCTTTTCAATAGACCGGGCTATTAGATACACTCCCGTTCTTTCTACTTCTGGTTCTTCAGCCTCAGAAAACTGTATATCTTCTCTTAAAAGTGCATCTGCCAAGTCCTCAAGTGATGTCCGACTTCCTGTAAAGATGTTTATGGTATATCTTTTGGACATGTAATACTTCAAATCGTCTATTAAAACTTCCTTCTGCCCATTATAAGAAGGAAGCTCCCTGAGAAAATTGAAAGAAATGATATCTTTGAGTTCAAGCTCCTTTATAACTGAGACAAATGTTTGAAGAATTATCGACCCCGAAAGCTTTTCTAAAACTTCGCTCGTGGTAAAATAACACTCTGCCATTTTTGGAAGCACAAATCCTTTTTCTAAAAGGTCTGAAAACATCTCTTGTGTCTCTTGTTCGAAAGTTTTCAAGCTGCTATAGACTTGGTTGTACTCGTCAACAAAGATAAGACATTCACCAAAAATATCAATAACTGAGAAAAATTGTTGGTAGTAATAGGGATACAGTCTTTCAACATTTAGTTGAAGTTCTTCTACAACCTCTCTGAAACTCTCCTCTAAATTCTTTCTGCCATCTTCCTTCAATTTCAATTTCATTTTTTTGTAGTCTTCCTTAACGCGTTTTAAACCTTCTGAAAAGTCCTCTTCCAAATCCCACTCAATTGCCTTGTAAATCTTCACACTATCTATTCTTTCAAAAGACTTCTGAGTTTCAACATCAAAAAGTCTAATTGTGTCTATCGTATCTCCAAAAAACTCAATCCTCACAGGGTACCTACTTGCTACAGGATATATATCAACTATGCCACCCTTTTGCGAAAACTGTCCTTTCTTTTCTACAGTTTTCACTCTTTCATATCCGAATTTTAAAAGCTTTTCTATAAGGATACCAAGCTCAATATCAAGACCTTCTGTAAGATAGATATAATCAAACTTTAAATTTGTGTACTTTTCAAAAAGGTTCTGGCTACTTAATATGAGAACATCAAAACCGTCCTCAAAAATCTTCACAAATTGTTCCATTCTGTTAATTTCAGAATCTCTGCTCTTTGCAAAAGATACCACAAAAGGATTTTCTCTCTCTTGTAGACTCACCACACTATTAAAAAGGCTCATAAACCTTCTTTCCCATTCAAGCTTTGCTCTTTGAGTTGTGATAAACAACGCCTTTTTGTTAAACTTTTCACATAGAGATTTGACCACAAGCGCTTTCCCCATCTCACCAAGGCCTGTAACAACAAGAGGAAGGCTCTTTTTTACTACATCTTCTTCAAGCCTTTTGAAACTTTCAAGTTTTTCTAAAACCTTTAACAAGCCTACACCACCACATCCCCGTTTATATAATTCATTGCCCTATCTATATCACTTTCAAGCAAGATTTTTATACCGTTTGATGCTTTTTCAATTGCTCTGAATATTTTTTCTTTTTCACCATCTTCAAATTCAGACAAAACATATTTTACCATATCATATTTTGGAATGCCAATGCCTATTCTGATTCTTGGAAATTCTACTGTGCCAAGGCGCTGTATTATTGATTTTACGCCGTTGTGCCCTCCATCAGACCCTTTTTTCCTCATCTTCACAACTCCAACATCAAAGGCTATGTCA is drawn from Caldicellulosiruptor diazotrophicus and contains these coding sequences:
- a CDS encoding peptidylprolyl isomerase; amino-acid sequence: MDKRTKIVLFSIVATVLLIILIAVTPEIVKYVDENRAVAIVNGEKITKKEFAINYKSQVNYYGLDKAFLSQKVGDKTYEQQIKENVLDGLIIRQIELQQAKKRNITLTAEEKKAIDQQIQQYKSDSQSGAEFKQYLQTIGATENEYKDQVIKSQIVSKLYNEVTKNQRATNAEIENYYNSHKSDFVQVKASHILFKVNDSKEELEKKKKAEEVLQMIKSGQSFEKLAQKYSEDETTKQKGGDLGYFRKGQMVKEFEDAAFSLNIGEISSVIKTSYGFHIIKVTDKKQLLLSDVKDEIKSTIESQKKEEYYQSLIKKWKKGAKVKKFEDVLKSVSI
- the tilS gene encoding tRNA lysidine(34) synthetase TilS, with the protein product MSLLEKVKINIEKYCMLKEGFKVLIGCSGGVDSMVLLDCICRLKNEYNLDITVAHLNHMLRPEADDDEKFVIEMCKRYNIKCITRKVDVAQLKKEKGLSEEEAGRNARYSFFYEIAQKFNIDRILLGHNKNDVIETFFLNLFRGSGLEGLASVPPVRDIVARPLINISREEIEEYAKINNIPFVVDKTNFSLKYKRNIVRNEILPFIKEKFGESVLNIIYRTVEVIREENNQIEALANKYFQECVQKEDVYYVLNIEKAKNLPAFLRRRIIKIMLEYYNSTISYDMLKEVEELFFLSSGKKKVYKDVVVEKQNDSLVFYRKAEKSSFCFEICLDKEHQIFYKNFKFNIKTTHKIENQKSIYIDIQQISEKKLFLRTRRDGDFIYVKAGKKKLKEWFIDKKIPKRWRDSILLLAKDSEVIAIFDIYSDTVTINQNYKIKPDSKIYLEVNVRKMEGDG
- the hpt gene encoding hypoxanthine phosphoribosyltransferase, which translates into the protein MTVKDLPLKVKEILITEEQIKQRVKELGQKISEDYKESSDFLMVCILKGGVIFMADLLRQITIPVKIEFMAVSSYGNSTSSSGIVRILKDLDTSIEDKDVLLVEDIVDTGLTLRYITEYLKGRRPRSLKICTMLDKPSRRKVDVEIHYKGFEIPDKFVIGYGLDYAGLYRNLPYIGVLE
- the mfd gene encoding transcription-repair coupling factor, coding for MLKVLEKLESFKRLEEDVVKKSLPLVVTGLGEMGKALVVKSLCEKFNKKALFITTQRAKLEWERRFMSLFNSVVSLQERENPFVVSFAKSRDSEINRMEQFVKIFEDGFDVLILSSQNLFEKYTNLKFDYIYLTEGLDIELGILIEKLLKFGYERVKTVEKKGQFSQKGGIVDIYPVASRYPVRIEFFGDTIDTIRLFDVETQKSFERIDSVKIYKAIEWDLEEDFSEGLKRVKEDYKKMKLKLKEDGRKNLEESFREVVEELQLNVERLYPYYYQQFFSVIDIFGECLIFVDEYNQVYSSLKTFEQETQEMFSDLLEKGFVLPKMAECYFTTSEVLEKLSGSIILQTFVSVIKELELKDIISFNFLRELPSYNGQKEVLIDDLKYYMSKRYTINIFTGSRTSLEDLADALLREDIQFSEAEEPEVERTGVYLIARSIEKGIEVQDLKWVYLSFFHLEKKKENETKKRVKSKKDAFYTIEDLKPGDFVVHRTHGIGKFLGFEKITVEGTTREYVKLEYANSSYLYVPTTNLDVIEKYIGTDNAQPKLSKLGSQEWQKQKQKVRKSLEIVAKDLVELYAKRQLRKGFKFSKDTVWQKEFEEKFPYTETEGQLQAIEEIKRDMESEKPMDRILCGDVGYGKTEVAMRAAFKAVMDSKQVAVLVPTTILAQQHYMTFSARMKDFPVTIEVLSRLKSETQQKKIIKGLKEGTIDIVIGTHRLLSSDVKFKDLGLLIIDEEHKFGVEAKEKIKKLKTNVDVLTLTATPIPRTLNMALLGIRDLSVIEDPPEDRYPVQTFVIEYNERIIKEAILKEISRGGQVFYLYNRVKDINDVAAKLQNLVGDSVKIACAHGQMEEEELERVLLDFIEGRYDVLVCTTIIESGVDMPNVNTLIVEDSDRLGLAQLYQLRGRVGRSSRLAYAYFTFRKDKVLSEQAQKRLAAIKEFTELGAGFKIAMRDLEIRGAGSLLGKLQHGHINSVGYDMYIRLLSEEIRRVKGENIQPEIEPQIDIKVSAFISSSYIDDEKERINMYKKISSIESKDDVNDIYDELIDRFGDVPKEVDNLIKVAYLKCLCKKTGIISIWQFQEDCFKLQFLNIKMLETAKKIFLEKGLSYSQNKDDTLQLLLASNCLDTLIAILEDLQEN
- the pth gene encoding aminoacyl-tRNA hydrolase — encoded protein: MDYIIAGLGNPGEKYTFTRHNAGFLAIDYLAQLFNTKVDKIKFKGLVGSFEYAGKKVLLLKPMTYMNASGESIIEAVNFYKIKPEKLIVIYDDIAFDVGVVKMRKKGSDGGHNGVKSIIQRLGTVEFPRIRIGIGIPKYDMVKYVLSEFEDGEKEKIFRAIEKASNGIKILLESDIDRAMNYINGDVVV